Proteins encoded in a region of the Ranitomeya imitator isolate aRanImi1 chromosome 9, aRanImi1.pri, whole genome shotgun sequence genome:
- the USB1 gene encoding U6 snRNA phosphodiesterase 1 isoform X1: MDKDRPPCLLPVPQSILNMVTEPDSERSDDATEHGGRVRSFRHERGNWASYVYVAFHPREEFWELLEELKSAARKHGVTLSTMKELHVSLSHTVVLRHHWIQPLVQTLRNNLCSTPRFLCVADKLKVYVNKEKSRTFLGLEVARGRQQLLEAVSEVDKSLQEFHLETFHQNPSFHVSLAWSVGDVAEALQGACLLELQRVVDDFEDSDVLTRFCADTVYCKCGNKVMSIPLC, encoded by the exons atggacaaagacag GCCGCCATGTCTCCTCCCTGTCCCGCAGTCTATCCTGAACATGGTCACAGAACCCGACTCCGAGCGCTCCGATGATGCCACAGAACATGGCGGACGGGTGCGGAGCTTCCGTCACGAGCGAGGGAATTGGGCGTCTTATGTGTATGTGGCGT TTCACCCTCGTGAAGAATTCTGGGAGCTGCTGGAGGAGCTGAAGTCTGCGGCCCGGAAACATGGCGTCACCCTGAGCACCATGAAGGAGCTGCACGTCAGCCTGTCACACACCGTCGTCCTGCGCCACCACTGGATCCAGCCGCTCGTCCAGACCCTCCGGAACAATCTCTGCTCAACCCCACG GTTCCTGTGTGTTGCTGACAAGCTAAAAGTCTATGTGAACAAAGAGAAAAGCAG GACTTTCTTGGGGCTGGAGGTTGCCCGTGGACGTCAGCAGCTTCTGGAGGCCGTGTCAGAAGTGGACAAGTCTTTACAGGAGTTTCATCTGGAGACTTTTCACCAG AATCCCTCCTTCCATGTCAGTCTGGCCTGGAGCGTCGGAGACGTGGCCGAAGCCTTACAGGGAGCGTGTCTGCTGGAGCTACAG CGGGTCGTGGATGACTTTGAAGATTCCGATGTTCTGACCCGCTTCTGTGCAGACACCGTTTACTGTAAATGCGGTAATAAGGTGATGTCCATTCCCCTCTGCTGA
- the USB1 gene encoding U6 snRNA phosphodiesterase 1 isoform X2, translating to MVTEPDSERSDDATEHGGRVRSFRHERGNWASYVYVAFHPREEFWELLEELKSAARKHGVTLSTMKELHVSLSHTVVLRHHWIQPLVQTLRNNLCSTPRFLCVADKLKVYVNKEKSRTFLGLEVARGRQQLLEAVSEVDKSLQEFHLETFHQNPSFHVSLAWSVGDVAEALQGACLLELQRVVDDFEDSDVLTRFCADTVYCKCGNKVMSIPLC from the exons ATGGTCACAGAACCCGACTCCGAGCGCTCCGATGATGCCACAGAACATGGCGGACGGGTGCGGAGCTTCCGTCACGAGCGAGGGAATTGGGCGTCTTATGTGTATGTGGCGT TTCACCCTCGTGAAGAATTCTGGGAGCTGCTGGAGGAGCTGAAGTCTGCGGCCCGGAAACATGGCGTCACCCTGAGCACCATGAAGGAGCTGCACGTCAGCCTGTCACACACCGTCGTCCTGCGCCACCACTGGATCCAGCCGCTCGTCCAGACCCTCCGGAACAATCTCTGCTCAACCCCACG GTTCCTGTGTGTTGCTGACAAGCTAAAAGTCTATGTGAACAAAGAGAAAAGCAG GACTTTCTTGGGGCTGGAGGTTGCCCGTGGACGTCAGCAGCTTCTGGAGGCCGTGTCAGAAGTGGACAAGTCTTTACAGGAGTTTCATCTGGAGACTTTTCACCAG AATCCCTCCTTCCATGTCAGTCTGGCCTGGAGCGTCGGAGACGTGGCCGAAGCCTTACAGGGAGCGTGTCTGCTGGAGCTACAG CGGGTCGTGGATGACTTTGAAGATTCCGATGTTCTGACCCGCTTCTGTGCAGACACCGTTTACTGTAAATGCGGTAATAAGGTGATGTCCATTCCCCTCTGCTGA
- the USB1 gene encoding U6 snRNA phosphodiesterase 1 isoform X3 gives MMPQNMADGCGASVTSEGIGRLMFHPREEFWELLEELKSAARKHGVTLSTMKELHVSLSHTVVLRHHWIQPLVQTLRNNLCSTPRFLCVADKLKVYVNKEKSRTFLGLEVARGRQQLLEAVSEVDKSLQEFHLETFHQNPSFHVSLAWSVGDVAEALQGACLLELQRVVDDFEDSDVLTRFCADTVYCKCGNKVMSIPLC, from the exons ATGATGCCACAGAACATGGCGGACGGGTGCGGAGCTTCCGTCACGAGCGAGGGAATTGGGCGTCTTATGT TTCACCCTCGTGAAGAATTCTGGGAGCTGCTGGAGGAGCTGAAGTCTGCGGCCCGGAAACATGGCGTCACCCTGAGCACCATGAAGGAGCTGCACGTCAGCCTGTCACACACCGTCGTCCTGCGCCACCACTGGATCCAGCCGCTCGTCCAGACCCTCCGGAACAATCTCTGCTCAACCCCACG GTTCCTGTGTGTTGCTGACAAGCTAAAAGTCTATGTGAACAAAGAGAAAAGCAG GACTTTCTTGGGGCTGGAGGTTGCCCGTGGACGTCAGCAGCTTCTGGAGGCCGTGTCAGAAGTGGACAAGTCTTTACAGGAGTTTCATCTGGAGACTTTTCACCAG AATCCCTCCTTCCATGTCAGTCTGGCCTGGAGCGTCGGAGACGTGGCCGAAGCCTTACAGGGAGCGTGTCTGCTGGAGCTACAG CGGGTCGTGGATGACTTTGAAGATTCCGATGTTCTGACCCGCTTCTGTGCAGACACCGTTTACTGTAAATGCGGTAATAAGGTGATGTCCATTCCCCTCTGCTGA
- the SETD6 gene encoding N-lysine methyltransferase SETD6 isoform X2 — MSAESKRRKLEEDEGEAPLPNFLRWCQKVSIQLNPKVYVSAEASVWQYGVLTREDLPAGEVICSIPRSALLSQYTTQIRDLLEKGQENLKSRSGWVSLLISLMYEATDESSPWAPYFGLWPQLSAPDLPMFWSENERLRLLKGTGVPEAVKKDLENMEQEYTTIVLPFIRKHSDKFCPQKHSLDLYKRLVAFVMAYSFQEPLEDEEEDGEKDALPPMMVPVADLLNHVAHHNAHLEFTPECLHMVTTRPVMAGQEIFNTYGEMGNWQLLHMYGFSEQHPNNIYETADIPMLTLQEAALMGAESEEQRARVRERWTFLCHMDVVQEDGAFVFGCDGALTEDELRTCLKLLCMSPEEFVDYKDNDGWEEDEDDETLNNQELSRLPPSWRILLHRTAELALKAYATDLHSDQAILDDNATYKALSRREQYSLHVRYGQKRILHRLLELTAILP; from the exons CTAGAGGAAGATGAGGGGGAGGCTCCACTCCCAAATTTTCTCCGCTGGTGCCAAAAAGTTTCCATTCAACTGAACCCAAAG gtgtatgttAGCGCAGAAGCCTCGGTCTGGCAGTACGGGGTGCTGACACGCGAGGATCTCCCTGCAGGGGAAGTGATCTGCTCCATTCCCCGCTCCGCCCTCTTGTCCCAGTACACAACCCAGATCCGGGATCTACTGGAGAAAG GACAGGAGAACCTGAAGAGCAGATCTGGCTGGGTTTCTCTTCTCATCTCCCTCATGTATGAGGCCACAGACGAGTCTTCTCCTTGGGCCCCGTACTTTGGACTTTGGCCGCAGCTGAGTGCCCCTGACCTGCCCATGTTCTG GTCAGAGAACGAGAGGCTGCGGCTGCTGAAAGGCACCGGCGTGCCTGAGGCCGTAAAGAAAGATCTGGAGAACATGGAGCAGGAGTACACCACCATTGTGCTGCCCTTCATCAGGAAACACTCCGATAAGTTCTGTCCTCAGAAGCACTCCCTGGATCTGTACAAGAGGCTGGTGGCATTTGTCATGGCGTACAG TTTCCAGGAaccgctggaggatgaggaggaggatggtgaGAAGGACGCTCTCCCACCAATGATGGTTCCAGTGGCCGATTTACTGAATCACGTCGCGCACCACAACGCTCACTTGGAGTTTACACCG GAGTGTTTGCACATGGTGACCACACGGCCGGTGATGGCAGGACAGGAGATCTTCAACACTTATGGAGAAATGGGAAACTGGCAGCTGCTGCACATGTACGGGTTCTCAGAGCAGCACCCCAACAACATCTACGAGACGGCCGACATCCCCATGCTGACCCTACAGGAGGCTGCCCTGATGG GGGCAGAGTCGGAGGAGCAGAGGGCGCGGGTCCGGGAGCGCTGGACCTTCCTCTGTCACATGGACGTGGTCCAGGAGGACGGAGCTTTTGTGTTCGGCTGTGATGGAGCATTGACAGAGGATGAGCTGAGGACATGTCTGAAG CTGCTGTGCATGTCTCCAGAGGAGTTTGTAGATTATAAGGACAACGACGGATGGGAGGAGGATGAAGATGATGAGACGCTAAATAACCAGGAGCTCTCAAGACTGCCCCCATCCTGGCGCATACTCCTCCATAGGACCGCAGAACTCGCTCTCAAGGCATACGCCACTGATCTACACAGCGACCAGGCTATACTGGACGACAATGCCACGTACAAAGCGCTCAGCCGTAGGGAGCAGTACTCCCTCCACGTGCGGTATGGACAGAAGCGGATACTACACAGACTCCTGGAGCTGACGGCAATCCTTCCATAG